From Streptomyces sp. NBC_01754, a single genomic window includes:
- a CDS encoding bifunctional metallophosphatase/5'-nucleotidase has translation MSATPHPKNRVPRRVLAAAVGLATAGALVAAMPAGAHDRGHGHGHPSPRTVDVQLLSFNDLHGNLEPPAGSAGTVDETRPDGTVTAVPAGGVEYLATSLRTARKGHPYSVTAAAGDMVGASPLLSGLFHDEPTIEALNKIDLDVTSVGNHEFDEGATELARLQNGGCHPVEGCYEKGRKFKGADFPYLAANVTSEKTGKPILKPYTVWKKNGVKIGFIGVTLEGTPDIVTADGVKGLKFHDEIETVNRYAKELDRQGVKAVVALIHEGGAPASTSYDYDCDSPGAGDGISGPVVDIAKGISPKVDALVTGHTHQAYVCTVPDPSGKPRTVTSASSFGKLYTDTTLTYDLRTKDIVRTSVKSANHVVSRDQARATDMTKLIGRWNKLAAPVADRPQGWITADIEGRGATTPELPLGDLIADAQLEGLAPADKGGAVVAFMNPGGIRADLVYAASSGEGDGVVTYGEAFTVQPFTNMMNVVDLTGAQLVAALQQQVSGSNEASPKILQISQGLTYTLDLTKSGADRVVAGTIRLNGEAIEPAKTYRVAMNEFLAGGGDGFAALGEGTDKLVGPSDLDVFNDYLAAHSTATAPLDPPAADRITVVR, from the coding sequence ATGTCAGCGACTCCGCATCCGAAGAACCGCGTGCCCCGGCGGGTGCTCGCCGCGGCGGTCGGACTGGCCACCGCCGGCGCGCTCGTCGCCGCGATGCCGGCCGGTGCCCACGACCGAGGGCACGGGCACGGCCACCCGTCGCCGCGCACCGTCGACGTGCAGCTGCTGTCCTTCAACGACCTGCACGGCAACCTCGAGCCGCCGGCCGGTTCGGCCGGCACGGTCGACGAGACGCGGCCCGACGGCACGGTGACCGCCGTCCCGGCCGGTGGCGTCGAGTACCTGGCCACCTCGCTGCGCACCGCGCGCAAGGGCCACCCGTACTCCGTCACGGCGGCGGCCGGCGACATGGTGGGCGCGAGCCCGCTGCTGTCGGGACTGTTCCACGACGAGCCGACCATCGAGGCGCTCAACAAGATCGACCTCGACGTGACGTCGGTCGGCAACCACGAGTTCGACGAGGGGGCCACGGAGCTGGCCCGCCTCCAGAACGGCGGCTGCCATCCCGTCGAGGGCTGCTACGAGAAGGGCAGGAAGTTCAAGGGCGCCGACTTCCCGTACCTCGCGGCGAACGTGACGAGCGAGAAGACCGGCAAGCCGATCCTCAAGCCGTACACGGTCTGGAAGAAGAACGGCGTCAAGATCGGCTTCATCGGGGTGACCCTGGAGGGCACGCCGGACATCGTCACTGCCGACGGCGTCAAGGGCCTGAAGTTCCACGACGAGATCGAGACGGTCAACAGGTACGCCAAGGAGCTGGACCGGCAGGGCGTCAAGGCCGTCGTCGCGCTGATCCACGAGGGCGGGGCCCCGGCCTCCACCTCGTACGACTACGACTGCGACAGCCCGGGCGCCGGTGACGGGATCTCCGGCCCCGTCGTGGACATCGCCAAGGGCATCAGCCCGAAGGTGGACGCGCTGGTCACGGGCCACACCCACCAGGCGTACGTGTGCACGGTCCCGGACCCGTCCGGCAAGCCGCGCACGGTGACCTCCGCCTCGTCGTTCGGCAAGCTGTACACGGACACGACCCTCACCTACGACCTGCGCACCAAGGACATCGTGCGTACGTCGGTGAAGTCGGCCAACCACGTGGTCAGCCGCGACCAGGCCAGGGCCACCGACATGACGAAGCTGATCGGCCGCTGGAACAAGCTCGCGGCCCCCGTCGCCGACAGGCCGCAGGGCTGGATCACCGCCGACATCGAGGGCCGGGGCGCCACCACCCCCGAGCTGCCGCTGGGTGACCTGATCGCGGACGCCCAGTTGGAGGGCCTCGCACCGGCCGACAAGGGCGGCGCGGTCGTCGCGTTCATGAACCCCGGAGGCATCCGCGCCGACCTGGTGTACGCGGCGTCCAGCGGTGAGGGCGACGGGGTGGTGACGTACGGCGAGGCGTTCACCGTCCAGCCGTTCACCAACATGATGAACGTCGTCGACCTCACCGGCGCACAGCTCGTGGCCGCCCTCCAGCAGCAGGTCAGCGGCTCGAACGAGGCCTCCCCGAAGATCCTCCAGATCTCGCAGGGCCTCACCTACACCCTGGATCTGACGAAGTCGGGCGCCGACCGGGTGGTGGCCGGCACCATCCGCCTGAACGGTGAGGCGATCGAGCCGGCGAAGACGTACCGCGTCGCGATGAACGAGTTCCTCGCGGGCGGCGGCGACGGCTTCGCGGCGCTCGGCGAGGGGACGGACAAGCTGGTCGGCCCGTCCGACCTGGACGTGTTCAACGACTACCTGGCGGCCCACTCCACCGCCACGGCCCCGCTGGACCCGCCGGCCGCGGACCGGATCACGGTCGTGCGGTGA